From a region of the Verrucomicrobiia bacterium genome:
- a CDS encoding glycoside hydrolase family 2 TIM barrel-domain containing protein produces MALVAFALAGFGAHAREVTSLDAGWRFEFGDVAGAAQPSFADGAWQTLSLPHCWGWQEAERGEKPRRTTGWYRRDLGLVHPRPGHRYFVRFEAAATQAEVFLNGKSVGQHRGGFGAFCFEITHALAPQGTNVLAVRVSNVEAPDIAPLSGDFPVYGGLYRHGQLLETADVCFTPTDHASPGVTWRQTSVSATQAVLDITAEISNGTRQKASLMLAARVLDAAGNTVASVEQPVAAAPRVTEPHWLRLTIPHAHLWNGRKDPYLHRAIVELRDPDGNVQDAVEQPLGLRSFHVDPDKGFFLNGEPYHLHGVNRHQDRPGKGWAISNADMDEDIALLKELGATVIRCAHYQHSDYFYSRCDEAGILVWAEIPQVDRITDSPAFAETSRNQLLDLIRQNENHPAIFCWSLFNELRPGNPDPHRLLQDLKELANAEDPTRPTIAATCTWGWPQMNKIPDLLGWNIYPGWYSEWKALDDYGRQLDSYRTTSRAGGVCISEYGAGANVNQHEQHPQQPKADGQWHPEEWQAVVHEEAWKQMKARPFIWGTFAWNFADFTSYWRHEGGVKGRNDKGLLTYDRQIKKDAFFFYQANWSDESTIYITSRRDVTRTNAITDVKVYSNAQTAEVFLNGVSQGTRTNDGNAVFLWKNLQLKPGENTVEAQAERAGKPITDRCVWQLAQ; encoded by the coding sequence ATGGCATTGGTTGCGTTCGCGCTGGCCGGATTCGGGGCGCACGCTCGTGAGGTCACCTCGCTGGATGCGGGCTGGCGGTTTGAGTTTGGCGACGTGGCGGGCGCGGCGCAGCCGTCGTTTGCGGATGGCGCCTGGCAGACGTTGTCGCTGCCGCACTGCTGGGGCTGGCAGGAGGCCGAACGGGGCGAGAAGCCGCGCCGCACCACGGGCTGGTATCGCCGTGACCTCGGACTGGTTCATCCCCGGCCCGGGCATCGTTACTTCGTGCGGTTCGAGGCGGCGGCGACACAGGCCGAGGTGTTCCTGAACGGAAAATCCGTCGGCCAGCACCGCGGCGGCTTCGGCGCCTTTTGTTTTGAAATCACCCACGCCCTCGCGCCGCAGGGAACGAACGTGCTCGCCGTGCGCGTGAGCAACGTCGAGGCGCCAGACATCGCGCCGCTGAGCGGTGATTTTCCGGTTTATGGCGGCCTTTACCGGCACGGACAACTGCTCGAAACCGCGGACGTTTGCTTCACGCCGACCGACCACGCGTCACCGGGCGTCACGTGGCGGCAAACGAGCGTTTCAGCCACGCAGGCGGTGCTGGACATCACGGCTGAGATTTCCAACGGCACGCGACAGAAGGCGTCACTGATGCTGGCGGCGCGCGTGCTGGACGCGGCCGGAAACACGGTGGCCAGCGTCGAACAACCGGTGGCGGCGGCGCCACGGGTCACCGAACCGCACTGGCTCCGCCTCACCATCCCGCACGCGCACTTGTGGAACGGCCGGAAGGATCCGTATCTGCACCGGGCCATCGTTGAATTGCGCGACCCGGATGGCAACGTGCAGGACGCCGTCGAGCAACCGCTGGGGTTGCGTTCGTTTCACGTGGACCCGGACAAGGGATTTTTCCTCAACGGCGAACCCTATCATTTGCACGGCGTGAACCGGCACCAGGACCGCCCGGGCAAGGGCTGGGCGATTTCCAACGCCGACATGGACGAGGACATCGCACTGTTGAAGGAACTGGGCGCCACGGTCATCCGCTGCGCGCATTACCAGCACAGCGACTATTTTTACAGCCGGTGTGACGAGGCCGGCATTCTGGTCTGGGCGGAAATTCCGCAGGTGGATCGCATCACGGACTCGCCCGCGTTTGCGGAGACGTCGCGGAACCAGCTGCTCGATCTCATCCGGCAGAACGAAAACCACCCGGCGATTTTCTGCTGGAGCCTGTTCAACGAACTGCGCCCGGGCAATCCCGACCCGCACCGGCTGCTCCAGGACCTCAAGGAACTGGCAAACGCCGAGGATCCGACGCGGCCGACCATTGCCGCCACCTGCACGTGGGGCTGGCCGCAGATGAACAAGATTCCCGACCTGCTCGGCTGGAACATTTATCCGGGCTGGTATTCGGAGTGGAAGGCCCTGGATGATTACGGGCGCCAGCTGGACAGCTACCGCACGACCAGCCGCGCGGGCGGCGTGTGCATCAGCGAATACGGTGCGGGCGCCAACGTGAACCAGCACGAGCAGCATCCGCAACAGCCGAAAGCCGATGGCCAGTGGCATCCCGAGGAGTGGCAGGCGGTCGTGCACGAAGAGGCCTGGAAGCAGATGAAGGCGCGCCCGTTCATCTGGGGCACCTTTGCGTGGAACTTTGCGGACTTCACCAGCTACTGGCGGCATGAGGGCGGCGTGAAGGGCCGCAACGACAAGGGGCTGCTCACCTACGACCGCCAGATCAAGAAGGACGCGTTCTTTTTCTACCAGGCGAACTGGTCGGACGAATCCACGATCTACATCACGAGCCGGCGTGACGTTACGCGCACCAACGCGATCACCGACGTGAAGGTGTATTCCAACGCGCAAACGGCGGAAGTGTTTCTCAACGGCGTTTCGCAAGGGACGCGCACCAACGACGGAAACGCGGTGTTCCTCTGGAAAAACCTGCAACTGAAGCCCGGCGAAAACACCGTCGAGGCCCAGGCGGAGCGTGCGGGCAAGCCCATCACCGATCGGTGCGTCTGGCAGCTCGCCCAATAA
- a CDS encoding LamG-like jellyroll fold domain-containing protein: MKKSLARTGPWLAVVLGLCLPRLVFGQSLLLTNGVQTYAALTSTVVTMSNTCELRVTNTAAPLTGCIINLNSPDAWLFLTAIKPSAVVAVYLGQVRVNGAAAVADGNVRVVQYGAGAVVIPQAPSFQPLQAFAGPHFTGPAASFSQYTYYTGSGLGALDQNISSFKLKRGYMAVLAENPNGSGFSQCYIAQDGDLNLGVLPASLADRVRFIYVTPWRWVTKKGIAGNIEGPLNVAWKYNWNLDQNSSRDLEYVAIRQTRWWPGLAQDWQSRGVNTVLGYNEPDSASQADIAVGDAIWSWPDLLATGLRVGSPAVTDGGRSSWLYPFMQQADAAGLRVDFVAVHYYWCYNPADPNGAATQMYNFLLDTYNHTHRPLWVTEWNNGANWTGCGDPTYAQQQAAVAAMINMLENAPFVERYAIYNWVEDVRRVEWDDGSLTAAGVTYRDQPSALSYRQALPDHGARSVAQFRFETNALDSSGYGNNALAVGAPAYTAGRSGQALVFDGTNNYVQLPPDLGRATNFSFAAWVNWDGGANWQRIFDLGNDTSQYLFLTPSSGSGTLRLAIKNGGGEQIVETAGLASNQWQHVCVTLAGNTARLYTNGVLAASAGGFTLTPASFAPKFNFLGRSQFSADPLLRGRLDEVQFADYAFTPAQVAALITNHAPQFATNLLTPGAATQDQPYASTIAGTATDADAGDLLTYSKVDGAAWLTVAANGALGGTPTFADEGTNYFTVRVTDAAGASAFAVVAIALPVVQGSGTWVTDADGNWSDAVKWSGNFPANGAGNTADFSTLNISANRTVTLDSSRSIGMLKFGDTGGAQAWMLVPTNDSVLTLDTGSATVPAIIVNQSIATNAVPLAGDNGFAKSGAGALVLQAANSVAGTAYLDSASTSANDGLVRIAHPNALADLTSIQLRNNNSGRSALQLDGAKGGITTPASVALSGRTTASVAVENVAGTNTVSGGLSVNAGGNYFLIQSDSGLLSLDGTVTSTTSGARTLTFQGAGDFNLLGTVADGSGVINLTKVGPGTLTLSGANTHTGTNRIGSGTLRLANPAALQGGVLDLNAADAGTLSFGGLTDATFGGLTGSRGFALVNGFGAPVRLSVGANNLNQTYTGSLSGAGGLMKVGTGTFTLGGVTTFTGSTRIGSGSLILGHSLALLSSTVDLAAGDTGTLSFGTLSAATLGGLSGSRNLGLTNNAGAPVTLTLGNNGQNCGFAGVLSGPGSLIKSGAGVLTLSAANLYAGNTTVNGGVLKLSRDPLVKFSFDDTTSTTNGSIVANLGTGGSRLSGVVVNGASGISLAPRASGNALNLSGDGSYVSIADRVTSLDASTPGTDWTLALWIKTSQAGAGYAYQGDGGWASGNTAFYLNQGNTSAGTRVGAVRWAGGWLTGNASVNDGNWHFIAIAGANGTKNIYVDGHLDATTTSWTHVSTGNLFWIGGTGDAGDGVAKMNGQLDEVAIYNRALSLAEVCSLTNGAAPLLGTFGGQLPAGTTLAVSTGAAFDLGGNAQTLAALADGSGGGLITNSTAIPAQLTLNVGAGTATFSGGLADDATLGALSVIKNGAGTQIFSGASSYRGTTTVNGGALLVNGSLAASAVSVVGGTLGGKGTLSGLVNLGAGAQLSPGASLGTLTVSNAVNLGAGSVTLMEISAAPFTNDQLRVTGTLKLGGTLTVTNLGGTLTAGEVFPLFSAGAVSGAFDATNLPPLADGLAWRWDAGSGTLAVESAVATNPTNLTAALAGSALTLSWPADHTGWQLQVQTNPLAAGLGTNWFSVANSAATNVMEFPVSPADGSVFYRLIWTNAP, translated from the coding sequence ATGAAGAAATCGCTCGCTCGAACCGGGCCCTGGCTGGCCGTCGTTCTGGGCCTGTGCCTGCCGCGGCTGGTCTTTGGCCAGTCGCTGCTGCTCACGAACGGCGTGCAAACTTACGCCGCGTTGACGAGCACGGTGGTGACCATGAGCAACACCTGCGAGTTGCGCGTCACCAACACGGCCGCGCCGCTCACCGGCTGCATCATCAATTTGAATTCGCCCGACGCCTGGCTGTTCCTCACGGCCATCAAGCCGTCCGCCGTGGTTGCTGTGTATCTCGGTCAGGTGCGCGTCAACGGCGCGGCGGCCGTGGCGGATGGCAACGTGCGCGTCGTCCAATACGGCGCGGGCGCGGTGGTGATTCCGCAGGCGCCGTCGTTTCAGCCGTTGCAGGCCTTTGCCGGACCGCACTTCACCGGCCCGGCGGCATCCTTCAGCCAATACACCTACTACACCGGCAGCGGCCTCGGCGCACTGGATCAAAACATCAGCTCGTTCAAGTTGAAGCGCGGCTACATGGCGGTGCTCGCGGAGAATCCCAACGGCAGCGGCTTCAGCCAATGTTACATTGCGCAGGACGGCGACCTGAACCTCGGCGTGCTTCCCGCGTCCCTTGCGGACCGGGTCCGGTTCATTTACGTGACCCCCTGGCGCTGGGTGACCAAGAAGGGCATCGCGGGAAACATCGAAGGTCCTTTGAACGTGGCGTGGAAATACAATTGGAACCTCGACCAGAATTCGTCGCGTGATCTCGAATACGTGGCCATCCGGCAGACGCGCTGGTGGCCGGGGCTGGCGCAGGACTGGCAGTCGCGCGGCGTGAACACCGTGCTCGGCTACAATGAACCTGACAGCGCGAGCCAGGCGGACATCGCCGTGGGCGACGCCATCTGGTCCTGGCCAGATTTGCTGGCCACCGGGCTGCGCGTGGGATCGCCGGCTGTGACGGATGGCGGACGCAGCAGCTGGCTGTATCCCTTCATGCAACAGGCGGACGCCGCCGGGCTGCGCGTGGACTTCGTGGCCGTGCATTATTACTGGTGCTACAACCCGGCGGACCCCAACGGCGCGGCGACGCAGATGTATAATTTCCTGCTCGACACCTACAACCACACGCACCGGCCGCTGTGGGTCACCGAATGGAACAACGGTGCAAACTGGACTGGTTGCGGGGACCCGACCTACGCGCAGCAGCAGGCCGCCGTGGCGGCCATGATCAACATGCTCGAGAACGCGCCGTTCGTGGAGCGCTACGCGATTTACAACTGGGTGGAAGATGTGCGCCGTGTGGAATGGGACGATGGTTCGCTGACGGCCGCCGGGGTGACGTATCGCGACCAGCCGTCCGCGCTCTCGTATCGGCAGGCGCTGCCCGACCACGGCGCGCGCAGTGTGGCGCAGTTCCGCTTCGAAACCAATGCGCTGGACAGCTCGGGTTACGGCAACAACGCCCTGGCCGTGGGGGCTCCCGCTTACACCGCCGGGCGCAGCGGGCAGGCGCTGGTTTTCGACGGGACGAACAACTACGTGCAACTGCCGCCCGACCTGGGCCGCGCCACCAATTTCAGCTTCGCCGCGTGGGTGAACTGGGACGGCGGCGCAAACTGGCAGCGCATTTTCGACCTGGGCAATGACACCTCGCAGTATCTGTTCCTCACGCCCAGTTCCGGCAGCGGCACGTTGCGCCTGGCCATCAAAAACGGCGGCGGCGAGCAAATCGTGGAAACCGCCGGGCTGGCCAGCAATCAATGGCAACATGTGTGCGTGACGCTCGCCGGCAACACCGCCCGGCTTTACACGAATGGCGTGCTCGCGGCGTCGGCGGGCGGATTCACCCTCACGCCGGCCAGTTTTGCCCCGAAGTTCAATTTTCTCGGCCGCAGCCAGTTCAGCGCCGACCCGCTGCTGCGCGGCCGGCTCGACGAGGTGCAGTTTGCGGACTACGCATTCACGCCCGCGCAGGTCGCCGCGCTGATCACGAATCATGCGCCCCAGTTTGCCACCAACCTGCTGACGCCCGGCGCCGCGACCCAGGATCAACCGTATGCCAGCACCATCGCCGGCACCGCCACCGATGCCGATGCGGGCGACCTGCTGACCTACAGCAAGGTTGATGGCGCAGCCTGGTTGACGGTGGCGGCCAACGGCGCGCTGGGCGGCACGCCCACCTTTGCCGACGAGGGAACCAATTATTTCACGGTGCGGGTCACCGATGCCGCCGGGGCGAGCGCCTTTGCCGTGGTGGCGATCGCGCTGCCCGTTGTGCAGGGCAGCGGCACCTGGGTGACTGACGCGGATGGCAACTGGAGCGACGCGGTCAAGTGGAGCGGTAATTTCCCTGCAAACGGCGCGGGCAATACGGCCGACTTCAGCACGCTGAATATTTCCGCGAACCGGACCGTGACGCTGGACAGTTCACGGAGCATCGGCATGCTGAAGTTTGGCGACACCGGCGGGGCGCAGGCGTGGATGCTTGTCCCGACCAACGACAGCGTGCTGACGCTCGACACCGGCTCCGCCACCGTGCCGGCCATCATCGTGAATCAGAGCATCGCCACGAACGCGGTGCCGCTGGCGGGCGACAACGGCTTTGCCAAGAGCGGCGCGGGCGCGCTGGTGTTGCAGGCGGCGAATTCGGTGGCGGGCACGGCCTACCTCGATTCCGCCAGCACGAGCGCGAATGACGGCCTCGTGCGGATCGCGCATCCGAACGCGCTGGCGGACCTCACCAGCATCCAGCTTCGCAACAACAACAGCGGCCGCTCCGCGTTGCAGTTGGATGGCGCGAAGGGCGGCATCACCACGCCGGCGTCGGTTGCGCTGAGCGGGCGCACCACGGCCTCCGTGGCAGTGGAAAATGTGGCGGGCACGAACACCGTCTCCGGCGGTCTCTCGGTCAACGCTGGCGGCAATTATTTCCTGATCCAGTCCGATTCCGGCCTGCTGTCGCTTGATGGCACCGTGACGTCCACCACGTCCGGCGCCCGCACGTTGACCTTCCAGGGCGCCGGCGATTTCAACCTGTTGGGCACCGTCGCGGACGGCAGTGGTGTCATCAACCTGACCAAGGTGGGTCCGGGAACGCTGACGTTGTCCGGCGCCAACACACACACCGGCACCAACCGCATCGGCAGCGGCACGTTGCGCCTGGCCAACCCGGCGGCGTTGCAGGGCGGCGTGCTCGACCTGAACGCCGCCGACGCCGGCACGTTGAGTTTCGGCGGGTTGACGGATGCAACGTTCGGCGGCTTGACCGGCTCACGCGGTTTCGCGTTGGTAAACGGCTTCGGCGCACCGGTCCGGTTGTCCGTGGGCGCAAACAATCTGAACCAGACTTACACCGGTTCATTGAGCGGGGCGGGGGGACTGATGAAAGTCGGCACGGGAACCTTCACGCTCGGCGGTGTGACCACCTTCACTGGTTCGACGCGCATCGGTTCCGGCTCCCTGATTCTGGGCCACAGCCTGGCGCTGCTCAGCAGCACGGTGGATTTGGCCGCTGGCGACACCGGGACGCTCAGCTTCGGCACCCTGAGCGCGGCGACATTGGGCGGGCTGAGCGGCTCGCGGAACCTGGGGCTGACCAACAATGCGGGCGCGCCCGTCACGCTGACCCTTGGCAACAACGGCCAGAATTGCGGCTTCGCGGGGGTGTTGAGTGGCCCGGGCAGTCTGATCAAATCCGGCGCCGGTGTCCTGACGCTGAGCGCGGCCAATCTTTACGCGGGCAACACCACGGTGAATGGCGGCGTGCTGAAACTCAGCCGGGATCCACTGGTGAAGTTTTCCTTCGACGACACCACGAGCACGACGAACGGCAGCATAGTCGCCAACCTCGGCACGGGCGGCAGCCGCTTGAGTGGCGTGGTGGTCAACGGCGCGAGCGGGATCAGCCTCGCGCCACGGGCGAGCGGCAATGCGTTGAATCTTTCGGGCGATGGCAGTTACGTCAGCATTGCCGACCGGGTGACTTCGCTCGATGCGAGCACGCCCGGAACCGATTGGACGCTCGCCCTGTGGATTAAAACGAGCCAGGCCGGGGCGGGCTACGCTTATCAGGGCGACGGGGGGTGGGCGAGCGGCAACACGGCGTTTTACCTGAACCAGGGCAACACTTCCGCCGGCACACGCGTGGGCGCGGTGCGCTGGGCGGGCGGCTGGTTGACCGGCAATGCCAGCGTCAACGATGGCAACTGGCATTTCATCGCCATCGCGGGCGCCAACGGCACGAAGAACATTTATGTGGACGGCCATCTCGATGCCACGACCACGTCGTGGACGCACGTCAGCACGGGCAACCTGTTCTGGATTGGCGGCACGGGGGATGCCGGCGACGGCGTGGCGAAGATGAACGGGCAACTGGACGAAGTGGCGATTTACAATCGGGCCCTGAGCCTCGCGGAAGTGTGCTCGCTGACGAACGGCGCGGCGCCGTTGCTGGGAACATTCGGCGGGCAACTGCCCGCGGGCACGACGCTGGCCGTGTCCACCGGCGCAGCGTTTGACCTCGGCGGCAATGCCCAAACGCTTGCTGCGCTTGCCGACGGCTCCGGCGGCGGTTTGATCACCAACAGCACGGCAATTCCCGCCCAGTTGACCCTCAACGTCGGGGCGGGCACGGCAACCTTCAGTGGCGGCCTGGCGGACGATGCGACGTTAGGCGCGCTCAGCGTGATCAAGAATGGCGCAGGCACGCAGATTTTTTCCGGCGCCAGCTCGTATCGCGGCACGACGACCGTGAATGGTGGGGCGTTGCTGGTGAACGGTTCACTGGCGGCGAGCGCGGTTTCAGTGGTCGGTGGCACGTTGGGCGGCAAAGGCACCCTTAGCGGCCTCGTCAATCTCGGTGCGGGCGCCCAGCTTTCGCCCGGTGCATCGCTCGGCACGCTGACGGTGAGCAATGCGGTGAACCTGGGCGCCGGCAGCGTCACGCTCATGGAAATCAGCGCCGCGCCGTTCACGAACGACCAGTTGCGGGTGACGGGCACGCTGAAATTGGGCGGCACGTTGACGGTCACCAACCTCGGCGGCACGTTGACCGCCGGCGAAGTCTTCCCCTTGTTCAGCGCCGGCGCCGTGTCGGGCGCTTTCGACGCCACGAATCTGCCACCGTTGGCGGACGGCCTGGCGTGGCGTTGGGACGCGGGCAGCGGCACGCTCGCCGTAGAGTCCGCGGTGGCGACCAACCCCACCAATCTCACCGCCGCCCTGGCCGGCAGCGCGCTGACGCTTTCCTGGCCGGCCGATCACACCGGCTGGCAGTTGCAGGTGCAGACCAATCCACTCGCCGCCGGACTGGGAACGAATTGGTTTTCCGTTGCCAATTCCGCCGCCACCAACGTGATGGAATTCCCGGTCAGCCCGGCCGACGGCAGTGTGTTTTACCGCTTGATCTGGACGAATGCGCCGTGA
- a CDS encoding glycosyl hydrolase, which translates to MRLKQVCLGLVLLLLGLCAVSAAEPELDAGWANPPRDAKLRAYWWWLNGNVTQEAITRDLEQMAAKGFGGALICDAGGAEQWGNARVPHGPTFFSPAWRELYRHTLHEADRLGLEMSLNIQSGWNLGGPMVKADDAPKKLVWTERIVSGAQSFAAKLEQPKARDGYYRDLFVLAYRRQVGASGKVALERVTASSAQAAYPAANLVDQNASTFWVSSGTSAGEGPTPGRPAWLQLEFRQRVTVNQLVLEPRPGYGPRTGELQVSDDGQAFQTVKPFAAGPTNALQLAFAPVTGRLFRVVFTGAYDPVSAASPRNVQMAEIRLGGPQGWVTPGPAAPHRPLRNYEEKAMIKALHFSAPDTTPLLESYPTEPGDADVRAADVLNLSGKLEPDGTLRWDVPEGSWEVLRFGCTLNDHCYVSTCSDGWQGYAIDPFDAGAFRRYWDAVVEPLIADAGPLAGKTLKYLHTDSWEVEVANWTPTLRAEFKKRRGYDPIPFLPVIAGRIVNSREESNRYLNDFRRTMGDLAIDNHYRLFREGAHRHGLLIHPESGGPHAVPIDAQQCLGFDDAPMSEFWAWSWMHRIGDENRFFVKQPAMAAHTYGHKFVLAEGFTTIGPHWQERLWDNLKPSFDHACTEGLNRLVWHAFVCSPASEGIPGQQYFAGTHLNPLVTWWDQSDAFFAYLNRTQWLLQQGLFVADAAYYYGNHVPNFAQLRKSDPAQVGAGYDYDVFTEENLLTRAQVRDGRIVLPDGMSYRVLVLPGRPAIALPVLRKIKDLVAAGATVIGAPPQTANSLTDYPRCDVEVRQLARELWGEAASQPSSGGTNANAAPVLVHHFGKGRVIVGQTAREVLLADGVRPDFEVEGSAAALDYIHRRDGQTEIYFVANRSNTTLTANCTFRVQGLAPELWNAVSGAHQFAAAHVEHDGRTTVPLTFDPCGSWFVVFREPATQHPSAARSNTPAISTVGEISGPWTVAFDPKWGGPASVAFAALEDWTRRPEPGIKYYSGTATYTKRFALPAAAQSTPGAKLYLDLGDVRELASVKLNGKPLGTVWTPPFRVDISEVVTPADNTLEVEVVNFWPNRIIGDQSLPADQRFTRTNVRKLTADTPLMPSGLLGPVTLVETKP; encoded by the coding sequence GTGCGCCTGAAGCAAGTGTGCCTTGGGCTTGTGCTGCTCTTGCTGGGGCTCTGCGCGGTTTCGGCGGCGGAACCCGAGCTCGACGCGGGCTGGGCCAATCCGCCGCGCGACGCCAAATTGCGCGCCTACTGGTGGTGGTTGAACGGCAACGTCACCCAGGAGGCCATCACCCGCGACCTGGAGCAGATGGCGGCGAAGGGATTTGGCGGGGCGCTGATCTGTGATGCGGGCGGCGCCGAGCAGTGGGGCAACGCGCGGGTGCCGCACGGCCCCACGTTTTTCTCGCCGGCCTGGCGTGAGCTTTACCGGCACACGTTGCATGAAGCCGACCGGCTGGGCCTGGAAATGAGCCTGAACATCCAAAGCGGCTGGAATCTTGGCGGCCCCATGGTCAAGGCGGATGACGCGCCGAAGAAGCTCGTGTGGACGGAACGCATCGTCAGCGGAGCGCAATCGTTTGCGGCAAAGCTCGAGCAGCCCAAAGCGCGGGATGGTTATTACCGTGATCTTTTTGTGCTGGCTTACCGGCGTCAGGTTGGGGCGTCGGGCAAGGTGGCGTTGGAACGCGTCACGGCCAGTTCTGCGCAGGCGGCGTATCCGGCGGCGAATCTTGTCGATCAGAACGCGTCCACCTTCTGGGTTTCCAGCGGCACGTCGGCTGGCGAAGGTCCCACGCCCGGTCGGCCGGCATGGTTGCAGCTCGAGTTTCGCCAGCGTGTCACCGTCAATCAGCTGGTGCTGGAACCGCGACCGGGTTACGGCCCGCGCACCGGCGAACTTCAGGTCAGCGATGATGGGCAGGCGTTTCAAACCGTGAAGCCGTTTGCTGCCGGGCCCACCAATGCCCTTCAGTTGGCGTTCGCGCCCGTGACCGGGCGGCTGTTTCGCGTCGTGTTCACCGGTGCGTATGATCCCGTTTCGGCTGCGTCTCCGCGCAATGTGCAGATGGCCGAGATCCGGCTGGGCGGACCGCAGGGTTGGGTCACGCCCGGGCCTGCGGCGCCGCACCGGCCGCTCCGCAATTACGAGGAAAAGGCCATGATCAAGGCGCTGCATTTCTCCGCGCCCGACACGACCCCGCTGCTGGAATCGTATCCCACCGAGCCGGGCGATGCGGATGTGCGCGCGGCCGACGTGCTGAACCTCTCGGGCAAGTTGGAACCGGATGGCACCTTGCGTTGGGACGTGCCGGAAGGTTCGTGGGAAGTGCTCCGGTTCGGCTGCACGCTGAACGACCACTGCTACGTCTCCACGTGCAGCGACGGCTGGCAGGGGTATGCGATTGACCCGTTCGACGCGGGCGCGTTCCGGCGCTACTGGGACGCGGTGGTGGAGCCATTGATTGCGGACGCCGGTCCGTTGGCCGGCAAAACGCTCAAGTATCTGCACACGGACAGTTGGGAGGTCGAAGTCGCCAACTGGACGCCCACCCTGCGGGCGGAATTCAAAAAACGCCGCGGCTACGATCCGATTCCCTTCCTGCCTGTCATCGCCGGGCGCATCGTCAACAGCCGCGAGGAGAGCAACCGGTATTTGAACGATTTTCGCCGCACGATGGGTGATCTGGCCATCGACAATCATTACCGGTTGTTCCGCGAAGGCGCGCACCGGCATGGGCTGCTGATTCATCCGGAATCCGGGGGACCGCACGCCGTGCCGATCGACGCGCAGCAATGCCTCGGCTTTGATGACGCGCCAATGAGCGAATTCTGGGCGTGGTCGTGGATGCATCGCATCGGCGACGAGAACCGGTTCTTTGTGAAACAGCCCGCCATGGCGGCGCACACCTACGGGCACAAGTTCGTGCTCGCGGAAGGCTTCACCACCATCGGCCCCCACTGGCAGGAGCGGCTCTGGGACAATTTGAAGCCGTCGTTCGACCACGCCTGCACCGAAGGGCTGAACCGGCTGGTCTGGCACGCGTTTGTGTGTTCGCCGGCCAGCGAGGGCATTCCCGGCCAGCAGTATTTTGCCGGCACACATCTGAATCCGCTGGTCACGTGGTGGGACCAGTCGGACGCGTTCTTCGCCTACCTCAACCGGACGCAATGGCTGTTGCAGCAGGGCCTCTTCGTGGCGGACGCCGCGTATTACTACGGCAATCACGTGCCCAACTTCGCCCAACTGCGCAAGTCGGACCCGGCGCAGGTCGGCGCCGGCTACGACTACGATGTGTTCACCGAGGAAAATCTCCTGACCCGCGCCCAAGTGCGCGATGGCCGCATCGTTCTGCCGGACGGAATGAGCTATCGCGTGCTGGTGCTGCCGGGCCGGCCGGCCATCGCGCTCCCGGTGCTGCGCAAGATCAAGGACCTCGTGGCGGCGGGCGCCACCGTCATCGGCGCGCCGCCGCAGACCGCCAATTCGTTGACGGACTATCCGCGCTGCGACGTCGAGGTGCGCCAACTGGCCCGCGAATTGTGGGGCGAGGCGGCAAGCCAGCCATCGTCCGGTGGGACGAATGCGAACGCTGCGCCCGTGCTGGTTCATCACTTCGGCAAGGGCCGCGTCATCGTCGGACAAACCGCCCGCGAAGTATTGCTGGCCGACGGCGTGCGGCCGGACTTCGAGGTCGAGGGCAGTGCGGCGGCGCTGGACTACATCCATCGGCGCGACGGCCAGACGGAGATTTATTTCGTGGCGAACCGTTCCAACACCACGCTCACGGCCAATTGCACGTTCCGGGTTCAGGGATTGGCGCCGGAATTGTGGAACGCCGTGTCCGGTGCGCACCAGTTCGCTGCTGCCCATGTGGAGCACGACGGACGCACGACGGTGCCGCTGACGTTCGATCCGTGCGGCTCGTGGTTTGTGGTCTTCCGGGAACCGGCGACCCAGCATCCGTCCGCCGCCCGCAGCAACACGCCGGCGATTTCCACCGTGGGGGAAATTTCCGGTCCGTGGACGGTGGCCTTCGATCCGAAGTGGGGCGGGCCGGCTTCTGTGGCATTTGCTGCACTTGAAGACTGGACCCGGCGTCCGGAGCCGGGCATCAAGTATTACTCCGGCACGGCCACTTACACCAAACGCTTCGCTCTGCCTGCGGCCGCGCAATCCACTCCGGGCGCAAAGCTCTACCTGGATTTGGGCGACGTGCGCGAGCTGGCTTCCGTCAAGCTCAACGGAAAACCGCTCGGCACCGTGTGGACGCCGCCGTTCCGGGTGGACATTTCGGAGGTGGTCACGCCGGCGGACAACACGCTGGAAGTGGAAGTCGTCAACTTCTGGCCCAACCGCATCATCGGGGATCAATCGCTCCCGGCGGACCAGCGTTTCACCCGGACCAATGTTCGCAAACTGACCGCCGACACACCGCTCATGCCGTCCGGACTGCTCGGACCGGTGACTTTGGTCGAAACGAAGCCGTAA